The Tessaracoccus timonensis sequence GTGCATGTGCCTTCTCCCACTTCACCGAGCTCAAGTCCCCCGACCCCAGCGGAGGCGCAGAAGGCCGATGCGGCCTTTGGTCGATACCTGAAGTTGACCGAGGAACTGGCCGCGGACCCTTCCTCGGACTTGAACCAACTCCAGACCGTAACGCGCGGTGATGCGCTCAGACGTTGGCAGGTCGACGTGACGGAGTTGCGGACCCAAGGGTGGAAGCAGACAGGGAAGAGTTCAGCTCGACTCACGCATGTAACGCCCGGCAGCGACGCACGATCTTGGCTCATGACCTACTGCGTGGACGGCACGGGTACAGATCTGGTGGACGCCAAGGGGAAGTCCGTTCGAGGAGAAGGCCCGAGGCGGGTGGAATCGAAGGTTACCGTCACCGAGGACGCCGTTACGGGTTTGTGGTTCGTCATCCAGGACAAGGTGGTGGGGACGTGCTGAGCCGCGTCGGAGGGACGGTGAGTCTGTTGGCCCTCTTGTGCGGAGCCTCGACGACAGCTGCGGCTGACTCGGGTGTCTCGTGCGGACGGGATCAGGAGTATGTACGTCTAACTGGCACCTGCAAACTGACCTTGTCAGTTCCACAACGGGGAGACTCGCAGCCGGCTGCCGCGCTCCACAAGAATCCGACGGGCAAGACCGTGCAGACGGCGTGTGAAAGCCGCTCGGGTTCGCCGGTGCCGTGCACCAGTAGCGCCGGTTACTGGTCCAACGAGCGGCAGTGCTACGTGAAGCCGGCCACGCCTCCGCCTCCCGCGGGTCATCCGCTCTGGGAGGGGCACACGGATGGGGCGGTGTACATGTGCACCACCGGTGTTGAGGCTGGCGGTCACGTCTACTCGTTCTGGTCGGTGGCGCAGCCGGCTGGCGTGGCGGCGCCTCCGGATCCTGCGGTGTTGGCGAAGCAGTTGGTGGCGCAGACGAATCTGCGGGCGATCGTTGTGGGGATGGCTCCGGAGGATCGTCCCGGTGTGGTGGGGACGGTGGGGTTGCCGGTGTGGATGTGGGTTGAGAATCCGTCGGCGCAGACGTTTGGCCCGCAGACCCGCAGCTTGAGCGAGCGGGGCGTGACGGTGTCGGCCACGGCGAAGGTGAAGCGGGTGGTGTGGCAGATGGGCGACGGCCAGGCCGTGACGTGCACGACGGCGGGGTCTGTGTTCGGGCCTGGGGATGGCGGAAAGTCGTCGCCGGATTGCGGCCATACGTATTCGCAGCGGGGGACGTACACGATCAGGGCGACGTCCTTCTGGGCTGTTGATTGGACGGCGTCGGGTGGGCAGACGGGGAGTA is a genomic window containing:
- a CDS encoding ATP/GTP-binding protein, with product MSVPQRGDSQPAAALHKNPTGKTVQTACESRSGSPVPCTSSAGYWSNERQCYVKPATPPPPAGHPLWEGHTDGAVYMCTTGVEAGGHVYSFWSVAQPAGVAAPPDPAVLAKQLVAQTNLRAIVVGMAPEDRPGVVGTVGLPVWMWVENPSAQTFGPQTRSLSERGVTVSATAKVKRVVWQMGDGQAVTCTTAGSVFGPGDGGKSSPDCGHTYSQRGTYTIRATSFWAVDWTASGGQTGSIAMDFTTDRVLEVGEVQVIGR